A genomic window from Vigna radiata var. radiata cultivar VC1973A chromosome 2, Vradiata_ver6, whole genome shotgun sequence includes:
- the LOC106756628 gene encoding expansin-A20, with translation MGALQSTLLYLILLHSCKIFAYKDQEWKKATATFAKDSEGSLVTEGACGYGDLHKASYGKHSAGLSTMLFNRGSICGACYEIRCVDHILWCVMGSPSVVVTVTDFCAPNYGLSVDYGGWCNFPREHFEMSKTAFAEIAKNKADIVPVQYRRVKCERSGGMRFTMSGGSHFYQVLISNVGVDGEVIAVKVKGSRTGWIPMARNWGQNWHCNVNFQNQPLSFEVTISSGKTLTSYNVAPAKWMFGQTFEGKQFQNE, from the exons ATGGGTGCTCTTCAGTCTACACTTCTCTACTTGATTTTACTACACTCATGCAAGATTTTTGCTTACAAGGACCAAGAATGGAAGAAAGCCACTGCCACTTTTGCCAAAGACTCAGAGGGGTCTCTTGTCACCG AAGGAGCTTGTGGTTATGGAGATCTCCACAAGGCAAGTTATGGAAAACACAGTGCTGGCTTAAGCACCATGTTGTTCAACAGAGGGAGCATATGTGGGGCCTGCTATGAAATCAGATGTGTTGACCACATCTTGTGGTGTGTGATGGGAAGCCCTTCTGTAGTTGTTACTGTAACAGATTTCTGTGCTCCAAATTACGGGCTTTCTGTTGATTATGGTGGCTGGTGCAATTTTCCAAGGGAACATTTTGAGATGTCAAAGACTGCATTTGCTGAAATTGCCAAGAACAAAGCTGATATAGTGCCGGTTCAGTATAGAAG AGTAAAGTGTGAAAGAAGTGGTGGCATGAGATTCACAATGAGTGGGGGTTCTCACTTCTATCAGGTGCTGATTTCCAATGTTGGTGTGGATGGGGAAGTGATTGCTGTGAAAGTGAAGGGGTCTAGAACAGGGTGGATACCAATGGCTAGGAACTGGGGACAGAACTGGCATTGCAATGTCAACTTTCAAAACCAGCCTCTGTCCTTTGAGGTAACAATCAGCAGTGGAAAAACACTCACATCTTATAATGTAGCACCTGCAAAGTGGATGTTCGGACAGACATTTGAAGGAAAACAGTTTCAGAATGAATAG